A segment of the Curtobacterium sp. MCSS17_007 genome:
TAGATGTTCTGGGCAGCTCGTGACCAGCTGCTCATGTCCGATGTCCCCGTATCCATGCCTGGCACTGCCCAAGTCACGTTGGCGGCGGTGTCGAGATCACCGATCGACACAGCCGCGAGTGGGGGACGGTCGGCGGTCAGCGCGGTCAGGAAGCGTTGTCCTTCGCTCGCGTCCGTGACCTTCAACGCAGCGTTGATGTTCCGCAGGGCCTTGCGGTCCGCGTACAGCGCCGTGAGCTCCCGCGACAACGCCCGAGAGCCGTCACCCGCCGATGCCACTGTCCCCTCCAGCTGCTCGATCTGGCGCTCCACATCGCCGAGTCGCTGGTTCAGCACGAGGGTATTCGCCGTGCTCCTGGCCCAGTACGGGACGCCCTCGAGGTTGCCGAGTCGCGCGAGCACGTCCGTCGGCAGGCCGTCGAACACGCCGGCGTCGGCCACCGTCAGCCCGAGCGCGGCCCAGCGCTCCGCGACCTCCGCCGGCATGAGGTCGTCCGCGAACAGCCGCTGAAGGGCAGGCGCCGCCTGTCCGGTCGCCGCGATGTCGAGAGCGACGTTCGACAGCGATCCACTGCCGCCGGCGGCTTCGAAGGCTTCCGCGATCCTGCCGATCCAGCTCCGGTCCTCGTCGTTCTCACGAACGTAGCGCTCGAAGCCCGCTGGCATGCTCGCGCGGTCGACGGTGACCCCGCCGCAGGAGTCCCGGAAGGAGGACCAGGCCGATCCCACGCGCGTGGACTCCGCTGACGCGGTGGAGTCCAGCCCTGAGGTCGTCGTGACGAAGGCCCGGAGAGCGCTCGGGTCGGCAGAACTCCTTCCACGGCTCGCCCCGTCGCCGTAGCGCGCGCGCTCGCGACCTCGGAACTCGGCGTCGACCACGGGCCTCGGCTCGGGTTCGGTCGACGGCTCGGGATCGGTGAAGCCCTCCCAGGCATCGAGCACCGATCGCCCGGCAGCACCGGCGATGGCTTGGGCAACGGATGCTGCCCGCTTCCGGTCGGCGTCGCGTGCCTTCCACTCGGCACGGGCACGCTGTCGCGCCCGTTCACGCTCAGCGGCGGCGACTGCGGCGTCGATCTGTTCCGCGAGGTCGACCAGCACGCCCGCCAGACGCGCCCGGTCCTCGGCCTCGATCACCGCGGCACTCCGGAACCGCTCGGCGTACGAGCCCTCGAAGTCGTCGAGCGCCGCTTCGACCGCTCCGGAGCGAGCGCCAGCCTGCCCGCGGAGCGTCTCGGCCGCCCGACGCGCCACTCGCGCCGCCGACCTCGCTTCGTCCGCGTCGAACGCGATGTCCCCCATCAGCACTCCCCCGAGTCAGCCCGGTCCCCATGACCGGAACATCACCGTACACCAGGTCCGCGGGACCTCAGAGCACGTCCCCCCGACCACTCAGCTTCAGCGCGTCCACCACGCCCTTCACCCGCTGCGCGTTCTCGCTCGTGGTCACGAGCAGCGCGTCCGGGGTGTCGACGACGACGATGTCCTCGACGCCGATGAGCGAGATGAGTCGCTGGCTGTGCGCCACGACGATGCCGCTCGACGAGTCGGCGAGGATGCGCGCGCCGTCGCCGAGCACGGCGAGGTTGTTCGCCCGCCCGCCGGACTGCAGCTTCGCGAGCGAGGCGAAGTCGCCCACGTCGTCCCAGTCGAAGTCGCCGGGCACGATGGCCATGCGACCGGCCGCCGCGGCCGGCTCGGCGACCGTGTAGTCGATCGCGATCTTCTCGAGCCCCGGCCACACGGCGTCCACCACGGCACCGCGCGACGAGGTGTCCCACGCGGCGGCGAGCTCCTCGATGCCGGCGAGCAGCTCGGGCTTCGTGCGGCCGATCTCGGCGAGCAGCACGTCGGCCCGTGCGATGAACATGCCGGCGTTCCAGAGGTACGACCCGTCGTCCAGGTACCGACGCGCGGTGTCCAGGTCGGGCTTCTCGACGAAGGACTTCACCGCGTGCACGGTCGAAGTTCCCTCGACGTCGAGCGCCGCTTCGTCGGCGTGGATGTAGCCGAACCCGATCGCGGGCTCGGTCGGGGTGATCCCGATCGTCGTGACGTACCCGGCCCGTGCCGCGGCGACGGCGTCGCGCACCGACCGCCGGAAGCCACGGGCGTCGCCGATGACGTGGTCGGCGGCGAACGAGCCGATCACCACGTCGGGTTCACGACGACGGAGGATCGCCGCGGCCAGGCCGATCGCGGCCGTGGAGTCCTTCGGCTCGCTCTCGAGCACGACGTTGTGGTCGGCGACGCCGGGCAGCTGCGCCTCGACGGCGGCTCGGTGCGCCCGACCGGTGACGACCATGATCCGCTGGTCCCCGGCGAGCGGTGCGAGCCGGTCCCAGGTCTGCCGCAGGAGCGAGGTGCCGGAACCGGTCAGGTCGTGCAGGAACTTCGGCGCGTCGGCGCGCGAGAGCGGCCAGAGCCGGGAGCCGATGCCGCCGGCCGGGATGATCGCGTAGAAGTCCTCGAGTGCGTCTGCCACCCGCTCACCGTACCGGTGCGCCCGGACGCGACCTGGATGTCACCCGGACGGTCTCCGCACGCGGCCTGCCGGAGCCGCCACGGCGGTCCGGCCCGCGCCGCGACGGATCGGACCCGACCGCGGTGGCCACACCGGGCCTCCCGGCCGCCTGTTCACCCCCTGCGCGCCGCCCGTTCACCCGGAGCGCCCCGGCCGGTCACGACCCGCGCGGAGCATGGGACGCACCATGAGCGCACGCAGCGTGGAGCGCGGCACGTCCCAGCGGACCGTCGCCGTCGTGACCGAGAGCTTCCTGCCCACCCTCAACGGCGTGACCACCAGCGTCCTCGCGGTCCTCGACCACCTGGAGCGCCGCGGCCACCGCGCGGTCGTCATCGCGCCGGACACCCCCGGCCTCGCCCAGTTCCGGTCGAAGACGCAGGTCGAGCGGTACCGGTCCTTCGACGTGCACCGGGTGCCGGCCGTGGCGTACCGTCAGTTCCCGGTCGCGCTCCCCCACCCTGTGCTCGACACGATCCTCGCCGCCTCCGGCGCTGACGTGCTGCACGCGGCGAGCCCGTTCCTGCTGGGCGGTCGCGCGATCACGGCGGCCGGGAGGCTCGGCATCCCCTCCGTCGCCGTCTTCCAGACCGACGTGGCCGGGTTCGCCCGCCGCAACGGCCTGACCGCGACCGTCCCGCTGGTCAGGAGGATCCTGGGGCGCATCCACGCCGGGGCGTCGCTCACGCTCGCCCCGTCGAGCGCGACCGCCGCGATGCTGGCGGAGGACGGCGTGCCGCGCGTCGCCCGCTGGGGGCGCGGCGTGGACACCGTGCTCTTCCATCCGGACCGTCGTCGTTCCGCGCACGTCCGTGCCGCACGACGGAGGATCGCACCCGGCGGCGAGACGATCGTCGGGTACGTCGGGCGGCTCGCGCCGGAGAAGGAGGTCGAGCGGCTCGCCGAGCTCGGCGGCGTCCCCGGCCTCCGGCTCGTGGTGGCCGGCGGCGGGCCGTCGCGGGCGACCCTCGAGCGTCGGCTGCGGCACCTCGACGTCACGTTCACCGGACCGCTGCGCGGCGATGCCCTGGCTGACGCGTACGCGATGCTCGACGTCTTCGTGCACACCGGTCCGGCAGAGACCTTCGGTCAGACCCTGCAGGAGGCGCACGCGAGCGGCCTGCCCGTCGTCGCCCCTGCTGCCGGCGGCCCCGTGGACCTCGTCGCCCCGGGGCTCGACGGCGAACTCTACGACCCCGACGTGCCGCAGGCGCTCCGTCGTGCCGTGCTCGGACTCGTCCAGGACCCGGCTGCGGCCTCCCGGATGGGCTCGGCAGGACGGCTCCGGGTCGAGGGCACGACGTGGGAGGCGGTGGGCGACCAGCTCCTGGCGCACCACGACACGGCCCGCACGATCGGCGCTGTGCCGGCCGCTCCTCGCAGCCTCCGTGTCGGGTGGGACGAGAACGTCAGCGCGCGCGCATAGGATGGGACGTGTTCCACACGAACACGAACGGCAAGGGCTCGCCGATCGGGCGAGCCCGTCCTATGGGAGGGCGAGCTCATGGCCGAGCAGACCGCAGGCGGGACGACGGTGGTCGAACCCGAGGTGACGATCGAGGCGCCCCGCGCCTCTCGGAGGCTCGAGGGGACCCTGTACCGCGGCTCCACGGGCATGTGGTCGTGGGTGCTGCACCGCATCACCGGTGTGGCGATCTACTTCTTCCTGCTCGTGCACATCCTCGACACGGCGCTCGTCCGGCTGTCGCCGGAGGCCTACAACGCCGTGATCGGCACGTACAAGACGCCGCTGATGAACCTCGGTGAGATCGCACTCGTCATGGCGATCGTGTTCCACGCGCTCAACGGGCTGCGGATCATCCTGGTCGACTTCTGGTCGAAGGGTCCGAAGTACCAGCGCACCATGTTCTGGGTCGTCCTGGTCGTGTGGGCCGTCCTGATCGCGGGCTTCCTGCCCCGTCAGCTCATGAACCTCGTCGCGGACTTCCAGTAGGCGAAGGGACGCCACCAATCATGACCACACAGATCGTCGAGCCGCCTCGTTCGGCCGCAGCAGCCCGCCGCACCACCAACTGGGAGAAGTGGGGGTGGATCTACATGCGCGCCTCGGGCGTCCTGCTCGTCGTGCTCATCTTCGGGCACCTCTTCGTCAACATGGTCGCCGGCGAGGGCGTCAAGCAGATCGACTTCGCCTTCGTCGCCGGCAAGTGGGCCAACCCGTTCTGGCAGGTCTGGGACTCGTTGATGCTCGTCCTCGCGCTGATCCACGGCTCGAACGGCATGCGGACGATCATCAACGACTACGTCGCGAAGCCCGGCATCCGGAAGACCCTGCTGCTCGCGGTGCTCATCGCCTGCGTCGCGCTGATCGTGCTCGGCCTGCTCGTCTGCTGGACGTTCGACCCGTGCCCCGCCGGCGCCGCCGCTGCCGACCTGCCGTCGTTCTGCCCGGCGCAGTAGCGACCGCGCCGTCCGCACCGCCTCGAGACCCCACGAGCACGCCGCGAGCACCCCTGCCGGCGCGCTGACCCATCCTGAAAGGCCCCAGTGACCGAGACCACCGTCCACCACCACCAGCACGACATCGTCATCATCGGCGCAGGCGGTGCCGGCATGCGTGCCGCCATCGAAGCCGGGCCGAAGGCGAAGACGGCCGTCATCTCGAAGCTGTACCCGACGCGCTCCCACACCGGTGCGGCGCAGGGCGGCATGGCTGCGGCCCTGGCGAACGTCGAGGAGGACTCGTGGGAGTGGCACACCTTCGACACGATCAAGGGCGGTGACTACCTGGTCGACCAGGACGCCGCGGAGATCCTGGCGAAGGAGGCGATCGACGCCGTCATCGACCTCGAGAACATGGGCCTGCCGTTCAACCGCACGCCCGAGGGCAAGATCGACCAGCGACGCTTCGGCGGGCACACCCGCGACCACGGCAAGTCACCCGTCCGCCGAGCCTGCTACGCCGCGGACCGCACGGGCCACATGATCCTGCAGACGCTCTTCCAGAACTGCGTCAAGCTCGGCGTCGAGTTCCACAACGAGTTCTACGCGCTCGACCTCGTCATGGTGGACGTGACGGGCGACGACGGGGTCACCCGCCAGCAGCCCGCCGGCGTCGTGGCCTACGAGCTCGCGACCGGTGAGCTGCACGTCTTCCACGCCAAGGCCGTGATCTTCGCGACCGGCGGCTTCGGCAAGATGTACAAGACCACCTCGAACGCCCACACGCTGACCGGCGACGGCGTCGGGATCGTCTGGCGCCAGGGCCTGCCGCTCGAGGACATGGAGTTCTTCCAGTTCCACCCGACCGGCCTGGCGGGCCTCGGCATCCTGCTCACCGAGGGCGCCCGCGGCGAGGGCGCCATCCTCCGCAACGCCTCGGGCGAGCGCTTCATGGAGCGCTACGCGCCGACCATCAAGGACCTCGCGCCCCGTGACATCGTCGCCCGGTGCATGGTGCAGGAGGTCGCGGAGGGCCGGGGTGCCGGGCCGAACAAGGACTACGTCCTGCTCGACTGCACGCACCTCGGTGCCGAGGTGCTCGAGACGAAGCTCCCGGACATCACCGAGTTCGCCCGCACCTACCTCGGCGTCGACCCGGTCGTCGAGCCGGTGCCCGTGATGCCGACCGCGCACTACGCGATGGGCGGCATCCCGACGAACACCAACGCCGAGGTGCTGTACGACAACACCACCGTCGTACCCGGCCTGTACGCCGCCGGCGAGTGCGCCTGCGTGTCGGTGCACGGCTCGAACCGCCTCGGCACGAACTCGCTGCTCGACATCAACGTCTTCGGCAAGCGCTCCGGCAACAACGCCGCCGAGTGGGTGCAGACCGCGGAGTTCCTGCCGCTCCCCGAGGACCCGGCCGCCGGTGTCCGCGGCATGCTCGATCAGCTCCGCGCCTCGACCGGCACCGAGCGCATCGCGGTCCTCCGCAAGGAGCTGCAGGACGAGATGGACAAGAACGCGCAGGTGTTCCGCACCGACGAGTCGCTCGGCAAGATGACCGAGACGATCCACACCCTGCGCGAGCGGTTCCGCAACGTCGCCGTGCAGGACAAGGGCAAGCGCTTCAACACCGACCTGCTCGAGGCCGTCGAGCTCGGCTTCCTGCTCGACCTGGCCGAGGTGGTCGTCTTCTCCGCGCGGAACCGCAAGGAGAGCCGCGGCGGCCACATGCGCGACGACTACCCGAAGCGCGACGACGAGAACTACATGCAGCACACCATGGCGTACCTGACGGGCGACCCGCACTCGTCACTCGCCGACGACCACATCACGCTCGACTGGAAGCCCGTCGTCGTGACGCGGTACGAGCCGATGGAGAGGAAGTACTGATGACCGACACCCTGGTCTCCGACAGCCCGCGCACCGACACCGTGCAGAGCGCTCCTCCCGGATCGTTCCCCGTCACGATCATCGTCCGTCGGTTCGACCCGGACGTCGACGACGAGCCGCGCTGGCAGGACTTCGACGTGATGATGCTCCCGACGGACCGCATCCTCGACGCCCTGCACCAGATCAAGTGGGAGCAGGACGGTTCGCTGACCTTCCGCCGCTCCTGCGCGCACGGCGTGTGCGGCTCGGACGCGATGCGCATCAACGGCCGCAACAGGCTCGCCTGCAAGACCCTGATCAAGGACCTCGACGTGTCGAAGCCGATCTACGTCGAGGCGATCAAGGGCCTGCCGCTCGAGAAGGACCTGGTCGTGGACATGGAGCCGTTCTTCCAGTCCTACCGCGAGGTCCAGCCGTTCCTGCAGGCCTCGAGCAAGCCGGAGAAGGGCAAGGAGCGCGTGCAGTCCGTCGCCGACCGCGCCCGCTTCGACGACACCACGAAGTGCATCCTGTGTGCCGCGTGCACCTCGTCGTGCCCGGTGTTCTGGACCGACGGCCAGTACTTCGGCCCGGCCGCGATCGTGAACGCGCACCGCTTCATCTTCGACTCGCGCGACGACTCGGCGAACGTGCGCCTCGACATCCTCAACGACAAGGAGGGCGTGTGGCGCTGCCGCACGACCTTCAACTGCACCGACGCGTGCCCCCGTGGCATCCAGGTGACGAAGGCGATCTCCGAGGTCAAGCAGGCGATCATGCGCGGCGGCGTGTGACGCATCGTCGCACCGGGGGCACGGCGGTGTCTCGGCGAACGGCATGCATGCGGCCGGTAGGCTCGCGCGCATGACGTTCGCGGAGACCCGCCCCATCCTCGACCAGCTCGGCTACACGATCCGCTACGTGCAGCTCCCCGGAGAGGCGCTCACCGAGCCGCCGGTGGAGGGTGCACTCCGTGTCGTCCCGACCGAGACGCACGGCGACTTCGCGCTCGAGGTCGTCGACTACGGCACGGCACGTCGCCTGGCCACCGCCCGTGGCGAGGAGGACGCGGTGGAGATGCTCCGCCGGTTCCTCAACCGGGCGTTCCCCGCACCGCGCGACATGCCGCGGTACGAGCTCGACGGGCTCCGTGACCGCGCGGCGTCGACGTACCCGCAGCTGGCGCAGCAGGTCGGGCAGGCCGGCCCCGACGGCCTCACGATCCAGATCCCGGCCGGCGTGCCCGTCGACCGCGTGGGCGGCCCGGACGGGTACCTGCTGCACCCGCTCGACACCCCGCTCGCCCAGCGGTCGCTGCCGCCGCACGTGGCTGCGGCCCCAGAGGTGCACCGCTACGTCGTCGACCGCCCGTTCCTGGTCACCGTGACGTTCGTGCAGCCCTGGTTCGACCAGCCGGGAGGCGCGCTCCGGTTCGCGACGGCCGACCGGTCCGTCACGGTGCGCGACCTGGTCGTGGACGGTTCGCTGGTCCGCCTCCGGGTGGTCTGAGCCTCCGCCCGCTCCCCTGGCACGACGAAACGGCCCACCCCTGACGGGGCGGGCCGCTTCGTCGTGACGGGGCCGATCAGGCCTGCGGGCGGGGTACGTCCGGCTGGTCGTACTGCGCGCCGTTGGGGTTCGGCTCGAGGCACCCGAAGACGATCCCCGCGACCCCTGCCGCGAAGGAGATCAGCCAGAAGGGCCCGGCGAGACCGGCGTCGTGCACGCGGCGCCACCCGAGTGCGAGGGACGGGATGAACGTCGCGAGTCCCCACAGGCCGAGCAGACCGGCGAAGAGGACCGCGAGCCCGGGGAAGCCGCCGGTCGTGGTCGTCGTGCCGTACTCGTCCGTCGTGGTGGCACCGGCGGCCCAGACGAGGATCGAGGCGATGTAACCGCCGAACAGGACCGTCACGACGATGGCGTTCGCCAGGTACCACCACCAGAACTCGCTGCGGCTCGCGCGTCCGTCGAAGCGGGCGTACTTCTTCCAGAACCGGGCGAAGGCGTCGAGGAAGCCGGCGCCGTACCAGGGTGCCCAGAGCGGCGGGGCGCCACTGGCGTCCGTCGGGATCGGTGCCTGTTGCTGGTACTGCGGGTACGGCTGTCCGTACGGCTGCGGCGGCTGCTGGCCGTACGGCTGCTGCGGCTGCTGTCCGCGCTGCTGGTCGTCGCTCATCGAGTGCCCTCCGGTCGGTCGTAGCGTGCGCCCTGCGGGTTCGACGGCAGGAGCCCGAAGACGATCCCGGCGATACCGACGAACACCGCGATGATCCACAGCGCCCCGGGCAGGTTCGCGTCGTGCAGGCGGCGCCACCCGAGCGCCAACGACGGCACGATCGTCGCGAGCCACCAGATCGCCGGCAGGGTCAGCAGCACCCAGAACAGCGGCGACGGCGGGTTCGACACCTGGTACTCGACGCCGCTCAGGTCGACTGTCGTGTACTCGATCGTCGCGAAGCGGTACACGAAGGGGATGGTGGCGAGCACCAGTCCCACGACGGTGACGACGAGGTAGGCCCACCAGAACTCACTGCGGCTCGCTCGCCCGGAGAAGGTCGCGTACTTCCCGAAGAAGCGGCCGAGCGCCTGCCCGAAGGAGGCGCCGTAGCGCGGCGCCCACCGCGGCGGTTCTCCGCCCGCTGTCGGGCACGGCTGCTGCGGCGGCGGCGCGCTCGGGTACGGCTGGTCGGACGTCATGTGGTCGCTCACGTGTTCCCCCTCGTGGTGTCGGTCGTGCGACGTACCCCACGAGTCAACCAGAAGTGGCCGTCACGGCACGAGCGCGAGCTTCCCACCGGGGTGCTGCGACTCGAGCAGCTCCGCCGCGGCCTTCGCCTCGGCCAGGGGGAACGTCCGGGCCACCGGCACCTCGAGCTCGCCCGCCGCGGCGAGGTCGACCAGCCGCTGCCGCACCGAGTCGCGGAACGCCTTGCTCTCCGGCTGGTTGCCGCCGACCGCGGGGAAGCCGTCCTGCTGCGCGCGGCCGAAGGCCGCGATCGTCACGATGCGGGAGCGGTCGGCCACGAGTGCCAGCGAGACGTCGACCGCCTCGTCCGTACCGACGCAGTCGAGGGCCACGTCGATTCCGGAGGGTGCGAGGTCACGGATGCGCGCCTCCAGGCCGTCGCCGTACGCCACCCACTCGCCGCCGAAGCGACGGACGGTGTCGGCGTTGCGCTCGGAGGCAGTGCCGATCACGCGGGTGCCGAGCGGGCGGAGGAGCTGCAGGACCGCGACGCCGACGGCACCGGACGCGCCGTGCACCAGGACCGTGTCGCGTCCCTCGGCGCGGGTGACGCGGATCATGTCGGCTGCGGTCGTCCCGGCCAGCAGCAGGTTCGCCGCCTGGGGGTGATCGAGCAACGCGGGCTTGGCGAAGACGTCGGCAGCGGGGACGGTGATGCGTTCCGCCCAGCCGCCCTCGACGCGGAAGGCGAGGACCTCGTCGCCGACCGCTCCCCCGCCGGACGCGATCTCGGTGTCGGGGCCGATCGCGCTGAGGACGCCGGAGACCTCGTACCCGACCGGGATCGGCAGGTCGGACGGATCGCCCTGCCGGGTGTGCTTCGTGTCGGCGGGGTTCATGCCCGCCGCCCGGACGTCGATGGTGACCTCGCCGGTGCCGGGGGCGGGCACCTCGGTGTCGACGTGCTCGAGGACCTCGCTGCCGCCGAACTCGGGGGCGACCCAGTGCTTCGTCATGGGGTGGACGGTACGCCGCTCAGTCGAGGTCGCTCCAGGAGTGCACGCCGGCGAACCGGACGGCCTCGCTGCGGGTCATCGGGTGGCCGAACTCGGCGCCCGGGCGGACGCTCCAGCCAGCTCCGTTCCACACCTCCGTCACCGCGTCGTTCTCGACGGGGAAGCGGCGAGCGACGCGAGGGCCCGCAGGCACCACGGTCAGGCCGTACTCGACCGCGGCCAGGGCGACCTCGACGTCGACGGAGGCGACCGTCTCGTCGGACAGTCTCGGAGCCGGCCCTTCGAAGAGCGGCCAGAGGGCCTCGTACCGGTCGTCGACGCGCAGCCCGGACGACCAGCTGTCCATGTGTGTCCCGTGCACGGCCTCCCGGACCGGCTGCCAGCACGCCTCGGGCAGGTCGCCCTGCCGGACCAGTCGACGGAACTCGGAGCAGACGACGGCGCTCTGGGCGTCGTCCCGGAAGCCTCCGCGGCCGCGAGAGAAGGCGCGGATCAACGCCGTCGTCCCCAGCGTCACGCCGACCGGACCTCCGACGGCGAACGCTCCGTCGCGCCCGCGAAGCGTGTCGCCGAGGACGTTCACCGGGACGTCACGCAACCAGGTGAGTCGGACAAGGGAGGAGAAGTCGAACGATCGACCTGGTGCGCGAGCGACAGAACGGACGGAGTGAGAGGCTCCGTCCACATCGGACTGCCACTCGAACTCGGTGACGAGACCTCGAGAGCGATCCAGTACGCCTCGTGGCAGGGAGACGGCGGACAGCTGGTGCGGCCCGGGGATCCTGATGCCGGACGAGCGCTCGAGGACGACGACGAGCCGCTCCGCATCCTCGACGTGCGACGTGGAAGCGATCAGGTGCTCGGACGCGCGTTGACGGCAGATGACATCGAACGAGTTGCCCCGCTGGACGATCCGGCTGGCGGTCTCGTGGTCGCCGTACTCGAACAGTGTTCCGTGGGCCCTGCGGATGCCGTCGAGGGTGGCCGGCGCATCGGGCCGGTTGCCGACGAGCCGCCCGAGCGCGACAGCGTGCGGCACATCGTCCTCCGCGGTTCCGACGTCCCCGGCAGCCAGTTCGAGCGCTTGCACGGGGTCTGGCTGCAGCGCAGACCACGGGATGGCGTCGAGTTCGACTCGTGCCACCCTCGCGAAGGCCAGGGAGCGCCGAGCGTCATCGACTCGAGGAAGACCTGTCTGAGTGCGGACCTCGAACGCGAG
Coding sequences within it:
- a CDS encoding alpha/beta hydrolase, with the protein product MGDIAFDADEARSAARVARRAAETLRGQAGARSGAVEAALDDFEGSYAERFRSAAVIEAEDRARLAGVLVDLAEQIDAAVAAAERERARQRARAEWKARDADRKRAASVAQAIAGAAGRSVLDAWEGFTDPEPSTEPEPRPVVDAEFRGRERARYGDGASRGRSSADPSALRAFVTTTSGLDSTASAESTRVGSAWSSFRDSCGGVTVDRASMPAGFERYVRENDEDRSWIGRIAEAFEAAGGSGSLSNVALDIAATGQAAPALQRLFADDLMPAEVAERWAALGLTVADAGVFDGLPTDVLARLGNLEGVPYWARSTANTLVLNQRLGDVERQIEQLEGTVASAGDGSRALSRELTALYADRKALRNINAALKVTDASEGQRFLTALTADRPPLAAVSIGDLDTAANVTWAVPGMDTGTSDMSSWSRAAQNIYDEQGREAADSRRAVIAWIGYETPSPATVLGMAKAETGGRKLADSIEGLGAVRSENMPTTNVVAHSYGTTTAAVALSETGAHVDRFVLLGSAGLPNQVDSAGKLHAEHVFVGQARNVVFDEAGQGDQLAALGRQAPGHHVDPATRVFGATTFGTDTNPAGVAEQRPVLNHDPLTGDRAGYLDAQTESVYNVGRVTTGRGDAATPFLPKAPTARDRELYERFHSLIGER
- a CDS encoding mannose-1-phosphate guanylyltransferase, encoding MADALEDFYAIIPAGGIGSRLWPLSRADAPKFLHDLTGSGTSLLRQTWDRLAPLAGDQRIMVVTGRAHRAAVEAQLPGVADHNVVLESEPKDSTAAIGLAAAILRRREPDVVIGSFAADHVIGDARGFRRSVRDAVAAARAGYVTTIGITPTEPAIGFGYIHADEAALDVEGTSTVHAVKSFVEKPDLDTARRYLDDGSYLWNAGMFIARADVLLAEIGRTKPELLAGIEELAAAWDTSSRGAVVDAVWPGLEKIAIDYTVAEPAAAAGRMAIVPGDFDWDDVGDFASLAKLQSGGRANNLAVLGDGARILADSSSGIVVAHSQRLISLIGVEDIVVVDTPDALLVTTSENAQRVKGVVDALKLSGRGDVL
- a CDS encoding glycosyltransferase family 1 protein — protein: MSARSVERGTSQRTVAVVTESFLPTLNGVTTSVLAVLDHLERRGHRAVVIAPDTPGLAQFRSKTQVERYRSFDVHRVPAVAYRQFPVALPHPVLDTILAASGADVLHAASPFLLGGRAITAAGRLGIPSVAVFQTDVAGFARRNGLTATVPLVRRILGRIHAGASLTLAPSSATAAMLAEDGVPRVARWGRGVDTVLFHPDRRRSAHVRAARRRIAPGGETIVGYVGRLAPEKEVERLAELGGVPGLRLVVAGGGPSRATLERRLRHLDVTFTGPLRGDALADAYAMLDVFVHTGPAETFGQTLQEAHASGLPVVAPAAGGPVDLVAPGLDGELYDPDVPQALRRAVLGLVQDPAAASRMGSAGRLRVEGTTWEAVGDQLLAHHDTARTIGAVPAAPRSLRVGWDENVSARA
- the sdhC gene encoding succinate dehydrogenase, cytochrome b556 subunit; protein product: MAEQTAGGTTVVEPEVTIEAPRASRRLEGTLYRGSTGMWSWVLHRITGVAIYFFLLVHILDTALVRLSPEAYNAVIGTYKTPLMNLGEIALVMAIVFHALNGLRIILVDFWSKGPKYQRTMFWVVLVVWAVLIAGFLPRQLMNLVADFQ
- the sdhD gene encoding succinate dehydrogenase, hydrophobic membrane anchor protein; this encodes MTTQIVEPPRSAAAARRTTNWEKWGWIYMRASGVLLVVLIFGHLFVNMVAGEGVKQIDFAFVAGKWANPFWQVWDSLMLVLALIHGSNGMRTIINDYVAKPGIRKTLLLAVLIACVALIVLGLLVCWTFDPCPAGAAAADLPSFCPAQ
- the sdhA gene encoding succinate dehydrogenase flavoprotein subunit; the encoded protein is MTETTVHHHQHDIVIIGAGGAGMRAAIEAGPKAKTAVISKLYPTRSHTGAAQGGMAAALANVEEDSWEWHTFDTIKGGDYLVDQDAAEILAKEAIDAVIDLENMGLPFNRTPEGKIDQRRFGGHTRDHGKSPVRRACYAADRTGHMILQTLFQNCVKLGVEFHNEFYALDLVMVDVTGDDGVTRQQPAGVVAYELATGELHVFHAKAVIFATGGFGKMYKTTSNAHTLTGDGVGIVWRQGLPLEDMEFFQFHPTGLAGLGILLTEGARGEGAILRNASGERFMERYAPTIKDLAPRDIVARCMVQEVAEGRGAGPNKDYVLLDCTHLGAEVLETKLPDITEFARTYLGVDPVVEPVPVMPTAHYAMGGIPTNTNAEVLYDNTTVVPGLYAAGECACVSVHGSNRLGTNSLLDINVFGKRSGNNAAEWVQTAEFLPLPEDPAAGVRGMLDQLRASTGTERIAVLRKELQDEMDKNAQVFRTDESLGKMTETIHTLRERFRNVAVQDKGKRFNTDLLEAVELGFLLDLAEVVVFSARNRKESRGGHMRDDYPKRDDENYMQHTMAYLTGDPHSSLADDHITLDWKPVVVTRYEPMERKY
- a CDS encoding succinate dehydrogenase iron-sulfur subunit, with product MTDTLVSDSPRTDTVQSAPPGSFPVTIIVRRFDPDVDDEPRWQDFDVMMLPTDRILDALHQIKWEQDGSLTFRRSCAHGVCGSDAMRINGRNRLACKTLIKDLDVSKPIYVEAIKGLPLEKDLVVDMEPFFQSYREVQPFLQASSKPEKGKERVQSVADRARFDDTTKCILCAACTSSCPVFWTDGQYFGPAAIVNAHRFIFDSRDDSANVRLDILNDKEGVWRCRTTFNCTDACPRGIQVTKAISEVKQAIMRGGV
- a CDS encoding TNT domain-containing protein, with translation MTFAETRPILDQLGYTIRYVQLPGEALTEPPVEGALRVVPTETHGDFALEVVDYGTARRLATARGEEDAVEMLRRFLNRAFPAPRDMPRYELDGLRDRAASTYPQLAQQVGQAGPDGLTIQIPAGVPVDRVGGPDGYLLHPLDTPLAQRSLPPHVAAAPEVHRYVVDRPFLVTVTFVQPWFDQPGGALRFATADRSVTVRDLVVDGSLVRLRVV
- a CDS encoding DUF805 domain-containing protein; this translates as MSDDQQRGQQPQQPYGQQPPQPYGQPYPQYQQQAPIPTDASGAPPLWAPWYGAGFLDAFARFWKKYARFDGRASRSEFWWWYLANAIVVTVLFGGYIASILVWAAGATTTDEYGTTTTTGGFPGLAVLFAGLLGLWGLATFIPSLALGWRRVHDAGLAGPFWLISFAAGVAGIVFGCLEPNPNGAQYDQPDVPRPQA
- a CDS encoding DUF805 domain-containing protein; this encodes MSDHMTSDQPYPSAPPPQQPCPTAGGEPPRWAPRYGASFGQALGRFFGKYATFSGRASRSEFWWAYLVVTVVGLVLATIPFVYRFATIEYTTVDLSGVEYQVSNPPSPLFWVLLTLPAIWWLATIVPSLALGWRRLHDANLPGALWIIAVFVGIAGIVFGLLPSNPQGARYDRPEGTR
- a CDS encoding NADP-dependent oxidoreductase; translation: MTKHWVAPEFGGSEVLEHVDTEVPAPGTGEVTIDVRAAGMNPADTKHTRQGDPSDLPIPVGYEVSGVLSAIGPDTEIASGGGAVGDEVLAFRVEGGWAERITVPAADVFAKPALLDHPQAANLLLAGTTAADMIRVTRAEGRDTVLVHGASGAVGVAVLQLLRPLGTRVIGTASERNADTVRRFGGEWVAYGDGLEARIRDLAPSGIDVALDCVGTDEAVDVSLALVADRSRIVTIAAFGRAQQDGFPAVGGNQPESKAFRDSVRQRLVDLAAAGELEVPVARTFPLAEAKAAAELLESQHPGGKLALVP